In Candidatus Polarisedimenticolaceae bacterium, a genomic segment contains:
- a CDS encoding lipoate--protein ligase family protein — translation MTKWRLISDPPADGPANMALDEAILERAAASPVEPTLRLYGWETATLSLGSRQPASGSHELGWLLDRGLGLVRRPTGGRAVLHEHERTYAVVARLDAPPFDGGVIATYRTLAATLVRALELLGLPARAGDAPSDPGPGADPVCFARPGPLEIEVDGRKVIGSAQLRRRGAFLQHGSILLRADAARWSAAIGREADPAAFAGIEDLLGRRVRVDELDAALVAAFEERLGARFERAEYGDAERLRAAELRCWKYDSGAWTFEGRIGERERRWGTGIGS, via the coding sequence GTGACGAAGTGGCGTCTGATCTCCGACCCCCCCGCCGACGGCCCCGCGAACATGGCGCTCGACGAGGCGATCCTCGAGCGCGCCGCCGCCTCGCCGGTCGAGCCGACGCTGCGCCTGTACGGCTGGGAGACCGCCACGTTGTCCCTCGGCTCGCGCCAGCCCGCCTCCGGCTCGCACGAACTCGGCTGGCTGCTCGATCGAGGGCTGGGCCTCGTGCGACGTCCCACCGGAGGACGCGCCGTCCTTCACGAACACGAGCGCACCTACGCCGTCGTCGCGCGGCTCGACGCGCCGCCGTTCGACGGCGGGGTGATCGCGACGTACCGGACCCTCGCCGCGACGCTCGTGCGCGCACTCGAGCTCCTCGGGTTGCCGGCGCGCGCCGGCGACGCCCCCTCGGATCCCGGACCGGGCGCCGATCCCGTCTGCTTCGCCCGACCGGGACCGCTCGAGATCGAGGTCGACGGGCGCAAGGTGATCGGCTCCGCGCAGCTGCGTCGCCGCGGCGCGTTTCTGCAGCACGGATCGATCCTGCTCCGCGCGGACGCGGCCCGTTGGTCCGCGGCGATCGGTCGCGAGGCCGACCCCGCGGCGTTCGCGGGGATCGAGGATCTCCTCGGACGGCGCGTGCGCGTCGACGAGCTCGACGCCGCTCTCGTCGCCGCGTTCGAAGAGCGCCTGGGCGCCCGGTTCGAGCGCGCCGAGTACGGCGACGCGGAGCGCCTGCGCGCGGCGGAGCTGCGCTGCTGGAAATACGACTCGGGGGCGTGGACGTTCGAGGGAAGGATCGGCGAGCGGGAGCGCCGCTGGGGGACCGGGATCGGATCTTGA
- a CDS encoding kelch repeat-containing protein — translation MFLILVSLASAHARAPGYDEQLSAELAVAKLQHGWTLDAGPFDERRVTAHLAPKVARRTVTQGPTRFELEIEWQRIRTNTRFPERLAQIERALGHDLDLILEAFVRPVLETRGSAGFGSHAGFGPDDTWSAGVLDDAPTTRGNHTAVWTGSLLIFWGGLSGAADTPVATGNRYDPVADAWSAVSTIAAPAARSRHTAVWTGSRMIVWGGFSAKADGAAYDPVSDTWTPLGLTGAPAGRHDHTAVWTGSKMIVFGGTGAAGTLGDGAAYDPDTDSWSPLSTVNAPAARASHTAVWTGSTMIVWGGSDLATGGRYDPSSNTWAPTATTGAPAGRSDHVASWTGSRMLVWGGGPGTTAVNTGGAYDPVADVWSPISTTGAPAGARDPSSAWADTRLLVWGGNSGNPGGRYDPAWDTWTPMSIVGAPASRSRHTGTWTGSRFVIFAGQFLAKGEPLDSYTNGGASYDPATDSWRSLLPPAVRSGASIVWTGTQAIVWGGVHRPRLSDGGRYDPLVDAWFGISPIGALSPRSSHAAVWTGTEMILWGGAGSNSTPLGDGAAYDPQQDQWRPVSNVGAPSAGTDVAIAWTGSEVLVWGGAPSGARYSPADDTWTPISATGAPGGRFNFQFAWTGSKLFIWGGTVSGVYVPTGALYDPASDSWTPTTTVNAPTGRQLAATTWTGRRVVVWGGRSTFDVSQGGRYDPSIDAWEPISTFGAPALREQPTAAWTGGRVLIWGGNTTAPGGRYDPVNDTWSPMSAVGEPAPFRTSFNSLWTGEHMLVWGGQTGSTMGRDGSLYRSAIDTDGDGALDQHDCDPWDPLVVSTPGPAEGLGFDADRITLRWTSAAGAASHELSRGDLEVVRGGGSLDTCVATGLATSATDAVVPAAGAGFAYLVRGRNACGAGAWGSPGGACP, via the coding sequence GTGTTCCTTATCTTGGTTTCGCTCGCGTCGGCGCACGCCCGCGCTCCCGGTTACGACGAGCAACTGAGCGCGGAGCTCGCCGTCGCGAAGCTCCAGCACGGGTGGACCCTCGATGCCGGTCCCTTCGACGAGCGGCGCGTCACGGCCCATCTGGCGCCGAAGGTCGCGCGCCGAACGGTCACGCAGGGTCCGACCCGCTTCGAGCTCGAGATCGAGTGGCAGCGCATCCGCACCAACACCCGCTTCCCCGAACGTCTCGCGCAGATCGAACGCGCGCTCGGACATGACCTCGACCTGATCCTCGAGGCCTTCGTGCGGCCGGTCCTCGAGACACGAGGAAGCGCCGGGTTCGGATCGCATGCCGGATTCGGACCCGACGACACGTGGTCGGCGGGAGTGCTGGACGACGCTCCGACGACTCGCGGGAATCACACGGCGGTGTGGACGGGAAGCCTCCTGATCTTCTGGGGCGGCCTCTCGGGGGCCGCGGACACACCCGTCGCCACCGGCAATCGATACGATCCCGTCGCCGACGCGTGGTCGGCCGTATCGACGATCGCCGCCCCGGCCGCGCGCTCGCGGCACACCGCCGTCTGGACGGGCTCGAGGATGATCGTGTGGGGCGGATTCTCCGCGAAGGCCGACGGCGCCGCCTACGATCCCGTCAGCGACACGTGGACGCCGCTCGGCCTCACGGGCGCCCCCGCGGGGCGTCACGACCACACCGCGGTCTGGACGGGCTCGAAGATGATCGTGTTCGGGGGCACCGGCGCGGCGGGCACGCTGGGGGACGGCGCGGCCTACGATCCGGACACGGACTCCTGGTCGCCGCTTTCGACGGTCAACGCGCCAGCGGCGCGGGCCTCGCACACCGCCGTCTGGACGGGATCCACGATGATCGTGTGGGGAGGATCCGATCTCGCGACGGGCGGGCGCTACGATCCGTCGTCGAACACCTGGGCGCCGACCGCCACGACGGGTGCCCCTGCCGGTCGCAGCGATCACGTCGCCTCGTGGACCGGCTCACGCATGCTCGTCTGGGGTGGCGGCCCCGGCACGACCGCGGTCAACACGGGCGGCGCCTACGACCCCGTCGCGGACGTCTGGTCGCCGATCTCCACCACGGGCGCTCCTGCGGGTGCCCGCGACCCTTCGTCGGCGTGGGCCGACACGAGGCTGCTCGTGTGGGGCGGCAACTCCGGCAACCCGGGTGGACGATACGACCCCGCCTGGGACACCTGGACGCCGATGTCGATCGTCGGAGCGCCCGCGAGTCGCAGCCGGCACACCGGCACATGGACCGGCTCGCGCTTCGTCATCTTCGCCGGGCAGTTCCTCGCGAAGGGCGAGCCACTGGACTCCTACACCAACGGAGGGGCGAGCTACGACCCGGCGACCGACTCGTGGCGTTCGCTGCTTCCTCCCGCGGTCCGTTCCGGCGCCTCGATCGTCTGGACCGGAACCCAGGCCATCGTCTGGGGAGGAGTGCACCGGCCGCGACTGAGCGACGGCGGTCGCTACGATCCCCTCGTGGACGCCTGGTTCGGCATCTCGCCGATCGGCGCCTTATCCCCGCGAAGTTCGCACGCCGCCGTATGGACCGGAACCGAGATGATCCTGTGGGGCGGGGCCGGGAGCAACTCGACGCCTCTGGGCGACGGCGCCGCCTACGACCCGCAGCAGGACCAGTGGCGACCCGTGAGCAACGTGGGAGCGCCGAGTGCCGGCACAGATGTGGCCATCGCCTGGACCGGTTCGGAGGTGCTCGTCTGGGGAGGAGCGCCGAGCGGGGCGCGGTACTCCCCCGCCGACGACACCTGGACGCCGATCTCCGCGACCGGGGCGCCGGGCGGGCGATTCAACTTCCAGTTCGCGTGGACCGGATCGAAGCTCTTCATCTGGGGCGGAACGGTCTCCGGCGTTTACGTCCCGACGGGTGCGCTCTACGACCCCGCGAGCGACTCGTGGACTCCGACGACGACCGTGAACGCACCGACCGGTCGCCAACTCGCGGCGACGACCTGGACAGGGCGTCGCGTCGTCGTCTGGGGAGGAAGGAGCACCTTCGACGTGTCGCAGGGCGGTCGTTACGACCCTTCGATCGACGCGTGGGAGCCGATCTCGACCTTCGGTGCGCCCGCGCTGCGCGAGCAGCCCACCGCGGCGTGGACGGGTGGCCGTGTCTTGATCTGGGGTGGAAACACCACGGCCCCGGGCGGACGCTACGATCCCGTCAACGACACGTGGAGCCCGATGAGCGCCGTCGGAGAGCCGGCCCCGTTCCGCACGAGCTTCAACTCCCTTTGGACCGGCGAGCACATGCTCGTGTGGGGAGGGCAAACCGGATCGACGATGGGCCGCGACGGCTCCCTCTACCGCTCGGCGATCGACACCGACGGCGACGGTGCGCTCGATCAACACGACTGCGACCCGTGGGACCCGCTCGTCGTCTCGACTCCCGGTCCCGCCGAAGGGCTCGGGTTCGACGCCGACCGGATCACCCTGAGATGGACGAGCGCCGCGGGAGCCGCAAGCCACGAGTTGTCTCGCGGCGATCTCGAGGTGGTGCGGGGGGGCGGCTCGCTCGACACGTGCGTGGCGACCGGCCTCGCGACGAGCGCCACCGACGCGGTCGTCCCCGCCGCGGGGGCGGGGTTCGCGTATCTGGTGCGAGGCCGGAACGCGTGCGGCGCCGGAGCGTGGGGATCGCCGGGTGGAGCCTGCCCCTAG
- a CDS encoding Crp/Fnr family transcriptional regulator gives MLEPEDLKILNQHKVCNVYEPGQVIYYEGSPCLGIHCIEGGSVALKKSDGNGGAVVVGIFGEGQTLGYTAFFSAREHTASAEALERTQVCFIEKAGVRTLLDRNPSLGLRFLNRVSERLVDSETERVRALTLPLRARLAHLLLIFKDRNSTVDDDGTLTIELPLSRRDIAAMVGARPESLSRVLRDLENDGVARFDRRHAVVPDLDLLIDEVERVQE, from the coding sequence GTGCTGGAACCGGAGGATCTCAAGATCCTCAACCAGCACAAGGTCTGCAACGTCTACGAGCCGGGGCAGGTGATCTACTACGAAGGCAGTCCGTGCCTGGGGATCCACTGCATCGAAGGAGGCTCGGTCGCGCTGAAGAAGTCCGACGGCAACGGCGGCGCCGTGGTCGTGGGGATCTTCGGCGAGGGGCAGACGCTCGGCTACACCGCCTTCTTCTCGGCGCGCGAGCACACCGCCAGCGCCGAGGCCCTCGAGCGCACGCAGGTGTGCTTCATCGAGAAGGCGGGTGTCCGCACCCTGCTCGACCGGAACCCCTCGTTGGGACTTCGCTTCCTCAACCGGGTCTCCGAGCGCCTGGTCGACTCCGAAACCGAACGCGTGCGCGCGCTGACCCTCCCGCTGCGCGCGAGGCTCGCCCACCTGCTCCTCATCTTCAAGGACCGCAACTCGACGGTGGACGACGACGGGACGCTGACGATCGAGCTGCCCCTCTCCAGGCGCGACATCGCCGCGATGGTGGGGGCACGCCCCGAGAGTCTCTCCCGCGTGCTTCGGGACCTGGAGAACGACGGCGTGGCGCGCTTCGACCGGCGCCACGCGGTGGTCCCCGACCTCGACCTGCTGATCGACGAGGTCGAGCGGGTGCAGGAGTAG
- a CDS encoding sigma 54-interacting transcriptional regulator, translated as MERPVILVVSRNPGEAREIVGALAERGVEARNVHGVSEAIEIVAPILSDYHSRRFEASEASGFSGLVGRSEGMERVRERVARLSASDDPVLLVGEPGTGKELAARLLHQRSSRHAAPFVVADARVSAPGAFEEELFRKNGGLVDLAADGTLFVEEILDLPAATLDRLLRDYAAGRLQTRIVGATSRDPRRAADEGRVSRDVVSWFGTSVVHLPPLRERLEDVPLIAQGFLDALRAINDLTAMRFDPEAAEALSRWRWPGNVRELRRVVEHAALLAPDGWIRPEHLPEAVRQTGGGDPGPGDVVADRPFRDAKRRVVEAFERAYLADLMRRHGGNVTAAAAYSGMLRSALQRLLRKYALKSVEFREGERGVGQEV; from the coding sequence ATGGAACGCCCGGTCATCCTCGTCGTGAGTCGGAATCCGGGTGAAGCCCGCGAAATCGTCGGCGCCCTCGCCGAACGCGGGGTCGAGGCCCGGAACGTCCACGGCGTCTCGGAGGCGATCGAGATCGTCGCCCCGATCCTGAGCGACTACCACTCCCGCCGCTTCGAGGCGAGCGAGGCCTCCGGCTTCTCCGGCCTGGTCGGAAGGAGCGAGGGGATGGAGCGCGTGCGCGAGCGCGTCGCGCGCCTGTCGGCCTCCGACGACCCCGTGTTGCTCGTCGGGGAGCCGGGGACCGGGAAAGAGCTCGCCGCGCGATTGTTGCACCAGCGCTCGTCCCGTCACGCGGCCCCCTTCGTCGTCGCCGACGCGCGGGTCTCGGCTCCCGGCGCCTTCGAGGAGGAGTTGTTCCGCAAGAACGGCGGCCTCGTCGACCTCGCCGCCGACGGCACGTTGTTCGTCGAGGAGATCCTCGACCTTCCCGCGGCGACCCTCGACCGACTGCTTCGGGACTACGCGGCGGGACGCCTGCAGACGCGGATCGTCGGCGCCACGTCGCGCGACCCGCGGCGCGCCGCGGACGAGGGGAGGGTCTCGCGCGACGTCGTGTCGTGGTTCGGCACTTCGGTCGTCCACCTTCCGCCGCTTCGCGAGCGACTCGAGGACGTGCCGCTGATCGCGCAGGGATTCCTCGACGCCCTACGGGCGATCAACGACCTCACGGCGATGCGCTTCGATCCCGAGGCCGCGGAGGCGCTTTCGCGCTGGCGCTGGCCCGGCAACGTCCGCGAGCTCCGGCGCGTGGTCGAGCACGCGGCGCTCCTCGCGCCCGACGGATGGATCCGCCCCGAGCACCTGCCGGAGGCGGTTCGCCAGACCGGAGGGGGGGACCCCGGGCCCGGAGACGTCGTCGCCGACCGCCCCTTCCGCGACGCGAAGCGGCGGGTCGTCGAGGCGTTCGAGCGCGCGTACCTCGCCGACCTGATGCGCCGACACGGGGGGAACGTCACCGCGGCGGCGGCGTACTCCGGCATGCTCCGGTCGGCGCTGCAGCGGCTGCTGCGCAAGTACGCGCTGAAGTCGGTCGAGTTCCGCGAGGGGGAGCGGGGAGTCGGGCAAGAGGTCTAG